From Oculatellaceae cyanobacterium:
TGAGGAACAACTAGATTTGGGGCAAAAAAGTCTTGAATTTGCCCTGAAGGGCAGTGATGTTGCCGTTGATTGGCAATCTAAAACCGATACTCCCGATTTAGAACACGGTGAAGCGATTCGAGCGCAAGGTGCAGTATTGCGAAAACTTCACACCCTGCTGAAGGAGAAAGACCCTGGTTTTGGCGGACTGCTGCAAGTGCAAAACAAACGCCGCGAGTTTTTGTGGGTGCATCCCCAGTTTGTGGATGAATATTAAATTTGGGGTGTTGCTCTTCAACCTGCAACCCCTCAACCCGCTCAAATTCCCGTGTACTGTGAGTTACCAGGGTTAAGTTATTTACTAACGTGATCGCCAGTACGAGCAGGAATAGTCATGGCAGCAGAATACGATTTTAGTCAAGGTAAACGAGGGGCAATTGAGCCAATCTCGTCTGGAAAAACTCGCATCACAATTCGGTTAGATGATGATGTGTTAGCGTGGTTTCGCCACCAAGTTCATTTAGCAGGTGGAGGAAACTATCAAACGTTGATTAATGAAGCGTTACGTCAACATATCCAACACAACCAAGAACCTTTGGAAGAAACTTTACGCAGAGTTGTCCGAGAAGAACTTAAGCG
This genomic window contains:
- a CDS encoding BrnA antitoxin family protein, whose amino-acid sequence is MAAEYDFSQGKRGAIEPISSGKTRITIRLDDDVLAWFRHQVHLAGGGNYQTLINEALRQHIQHNQEPLEETLRRVVREELKRIEK